A stretch of Kyrpidia spormannii DNA encodes these proteins:
- a CDS encoding Gmad2 immunoglobulin-like domain-containing protein — protein MASGGVWRRGMTAMAGVVSAALVLSACGAAAPSAPGQGGGASVPEGTGDTASASDGQKGATATNPNDSNGSQVKKLAVRHVAEGDYPAAEMGDWVRANRERPFWGFFTFGGTRYLMVSRGPSPNPGHKVEVQEIKQLPSGHLQVRAVFRDPEPGKLYAQVISYPVDVVETPAWATAYELIFEGPKAPKSPGLVEPNIMVTAPKPEHTLTGTSLHLQGKARAFEGQIHVYLEDGHNVLLDQVLSGAGAPEWMTIDKNFAYKAPTNPAGMLMVYAASPRDGSKQDVVMVPVRFQR, from the coding sequence ATGGCGAGTGGCGGTGTGTGGAGACGGGGGATGACGGCGATGGCGGGCGTGGTGTCGGCGGCGCTGGTGCTTTCGGCCTGCGGGGCGGCGGCACCATCCGCGCCGGGTCAGGGCGGCGGGGCGTCGGTGCCGGAAGGGACCGGGGATACGGCGTCCGCCTCGGATGGGCAGAAGGGGGCAACCGCGACGAATCCCAACGATTCGAACGGTTCGCAGGTCAAAAAGCTGGCGGTCCGGCACGTGGCGGAGGGGGACTATCCCGCGGCGGAGATGGGCGATTGGGTGCGGGCCAATCGTGAGCGGCCCTTCTGGGGATTTTTTACCTTTGGCGGGACCAGGTACCTGATGGTCAGCCGGGGCCCAAGCCCGAATCCGGGCCATAAAGTCGAGGTGCAAGAAATCAAACAGTTGCCAAGCGGGCACCTTCAGGTTAGGGCCGTCTTTCGTGATCCCGAGCCGGGCAAACTGTACGCCCAGGTGATCAGTTATCCGGTGGATGTGGTGGAGACGCCGGCCTGGGCCACTGCGTATGAACTGATTTTTGAAGGGCCCAAGGCGCCGAAATCCCCGGGTTTGGTGGAGCCGAACATCATGGTGACGGCGCCCAAGCCCGAGCACACACTGACAGGAACATCGCTCCACCTCCAGGGCAAAGCCCGGGCCTTCGAGGGCCAGATTCACGTGTATTTGGAAGATGGTCACAATGTCCTCCTGGATCAAGTGTTGTCCGGAGCGGGCGCGCCGGAATGGATGACCATCGACAAAAATTTCGCCTATAAGGCCCCGACGAATCCGGCGGGGATGTTGATGGTTTACGCGGCGAGCCCCCGGGACGGGTCGAAACAGGATGTGGTGATGGTGCCCGTGCGGTTCCAGCGGTGA